A stretch of the Rosa rugosa chromosome 5, drRosRugo1.1, whole genome shotgun sequence genome encodes the following:
- the LOC133708819 gene encoding splicing factor U2af large subunit A — MGKMSTSSSRRHEKKVHDHDEESAARTRPLGYEEIMLRRKDKKLCDNVVAEAVDLGDVLGEGSTENVSEAFESKRGERRHKDLAPVVEKPLSEERVKESSRKKETDSSKSTKTEDNVVKGKVRRSNESESLKDKPKKDTRSEARGDKTDKQVHGRRKIEDSIDESVKKQSRDYSTRKERHLDQNRGEHERETKRKYQHENDDKIRDRSAAKKHDSGKLRSLEISERKERTESSKSRFEESRRKRGRSRSRDRVDRHRLSSRSPRAHKHTLNNLGPRSDISSYSPKDRSGRQHLDIDSSRVSTNGSSSHYQRHGESANRLGGYSPRKRRTESAIKTPSPPDRSPEKKNARWDLPHASTDKALSSLVASHFQSSNSNVSSNVHGMTIAVAVASTTTTSIPGVSPNSILTKKNASVDSVQLTQATRRMRRLHVENIPSTTSENTLVESLNKFLLSSGVNHIQGTQPCISCVINKEKGQALVEFLTPQDALAALSFDGSSFFGSILKIRRPKDFVDVATGDPEKSVAAAESIETISDVVNDSPNKIFIGGISKALSSEMLLEIVSVFGPLKAYHFEANEELNEACAFLEYVDQSVTLKACAGLNGIKLGGRVLTVVQAIHSGSSMVNSGNASLYEIPEHAKPLLKQPSHILKLRNVFNLEHMSSLSEQEIEEVLEDVRLECARFGMVKSVKIVKHANNHIVTTRACEAVNDAESGGHWQNLCSEEKAAKTETLDEHIDNDGKETSGVKLTGELKEDEVPESNCFGYDKPAGDFVEDKSCQMGQPDKDIEVQGSNDLPNRDPEELTNLPNSMKDASECYDDKTPEVTTVESSIIEEVDGKKQQTFAGTDDNVGTETDSILESGTKEQHNGKENDFDLGSIFEPGCVFVEFGRSEASWMAAHCLHGRVFEDRIVTVEYIAPDHYRAKFLN, encoded by the exons ATGGGGAAGATGAGCACATCATCTAGTCGGCGGCATGAAAAGAAAGTGCATGACCATGACGAAGAAAGTGCTGCTAGGACAAGGCCTTTGGGCTATGAAGAGATTATGCTTAGGAGGAAGGATAAGAAGTTGTGTGATAATGTTGTGGCGGAAGCGGTTGATTTAGGGGATGTACTGGGGGAAGGTAGTACCGAAAATGTTTCAGAGGCTTTTGAATCCAAAAGGGGTGAGAGACGGCATAAAGATTTGGCCCCTGTTGTTGAAAAGCCTTTGTCGGAGGAGAGAGTGAAGGAAAGctccagaaagaaagaaacggATAGTTCTAAGAGTACTAAAACGGAAGACAATGTTGTTAAAGGGAAAGTTAGAAGAAGCAATGAGTCGGAGAGCTTGAAGGATAAGCCAAAAAAAGATACAAGAAGTGAAGCTAGAGGAGACAAAACTGACAAACAAGTACATGGTAGGAGGAAAATTGAGGACTCAATTGATGAGTCTGTAAAGAAGCAGTCAAGAGATTATtcaacaagaaaagaaagacaCTTGGACCAAAATAGAGGGGAACATGAAAGAGAAACCAAGAGAAAATACCAACACGAAAATGATGACAAAATCAGAGACAGAAGTGCTGCAAAGAAACATGATTCAGGAAAGCTTCGTTCTTTAGAAATTTCAGAGAGAAAGGAGAGGACAGAATCATCAAAATCACGCTTTGAAGAATCAAGACGCAAAAGGGGAAGATCGAGGAGTAGAGACCGCGTGGATAGACATAGGTTAAGTTCTCGGTCACCAAGGGCACACAAACATACATTAAATAATTTGGGGCCTCGCAGCGATATATCATCATATTCTCCCAAAGATAGGTCTGGAAGACAGCATTTGGATATTGATAGTAGCAGAGTGTCTACTAATGGCTCAAGCAGCCACTATCAGCGACATGGTGAGTCTGCGAATAGACTTGGTGGCTATTCCCCTAGGAAGAGAAGGACTGAGTCTGCTATTAAGACTCCATCCCCACCCGATCGTTCACCTGAAAAGAAAAATGCCAGGTGGGATCTCCCCCATGCATCAACTGACAAGGCATTATCTAGTTTGGTTGCTTCTCATTTTCAGTCATCAAACAGTAATGTATCCTCAAATGTACATGGGATGACCATTGCTGTTGCTGTTGCCTCAACCACCACAACATCTATTCCTGGAGTTTCTCCCAATTCTATATTGACTAAGAAGAATGCTTCCGTTGACTCCGTGCAATTAACACAAGCTACCCGGCGTATGAGGAGGCTTCATGTAGAAAATATTCCATCTACAACCTCTGAAAACACTTTGGTAGAATCTCTTAATAAATTTTTGTTGTCTTCAGGCGTAAATCATATTCAAGGAACACAACCCTGCATCAGTTGTGTG ATTAACAAAGAGAAGGGGCAAGCTCTTGTGGAGTTTCTTACACCTCAAGATGCTTTGGCTGCTTTGTCATTTGATGGCAGTTCATTCTTTGGTTCTATTCTCAAAATCAGGCGCCCTAAGGACTTTGTTGACGTTGCT ACTGGTGACCCCGAGAAATCAGTGGCTGCAGCTGAGAGTATTGAGACAATAAGTGATGTTGTGAACGATTCTCCTAACAAG ATTTTCATTGGTGGGATATCAAAGGCTCTTTCCTCAGaaatg CTTCTGGAAATCGTTAGTGTCTTTGGACCTTTGAAGGCATACCATTTTGAGGCCAATGAGGAACTTAATGAAGCATGTGCTTTTCTAGAG TATGTCGACCAGTCAGTTACTCTCAAAGCTTGTGCGGGTCTGAATGGTATAAAATTAGGAGGGAGAGTGCTAACTGTGGTTCAGGCAATTCATAGTGGATCATCCATG GTAAATAGTGGAAATGCATCACTCTATGAGATCCCAGAACATGCAAAGCCGCTTCTCAAACAACCTTCACATATCCTGAAGCTTAGAAATGTG TTCAATCTGGAGCACATGTCATCACtgtctgaacaagagattgaagaagtTCTGGAAGATGTGCGATTAGAATGTGCCAG GTTTGGCATGGTTAAATCTGTAAAGATTGTCAAGCATGCAAACAATCACATTGTCACCACTAGAGCGTGTGAAGCTGTCAATGATGCAGAATCTGGTGGGCACTGGCAAAATTTATGTTCTGAAGAAAAAGCAGCAAAAACAGAGACTTTGGACGAACATATTGATAATGACGGCAAGGAAACGAGTGGAGTGAAGCTTACAGGGGAGCTTAAAGAAGATGAAGTCCCAGAAAGTAATTGCTTTGGTTATGATAAACCAGCAGGTGATTTTGTAGAGGACAAGTCATGTCAAATGGGCCAACCAGATAAAGATATTGAAGTCCAAGGAAGCAATGACTTACCTAATAGGGATCCCGAAGAACTCACCAACCTGCCAAACAGCATGAAAGATGCGTCAGAGTGCTATGATGATAAAACTCCCGAAGTTACAACAGTAGAGAGTTCTATTATAGAGGAAGTTGATGGTAAGAAACAACAGACTTTTGCTGGAACTGATGACAATGTGGGAACAGAAACAGACTCTATTCTGGAGAGTGGAACTAAGGAGCAGCATAATGGGAAGGAGAATGATTTTGATCTTGGAAGCATATTCGAGCCTGGGTGTGTCTTTGTGGAGTTTGGGAGATCAGAAGCCTCTTGGATGGCAGCACATTGTTTACATGGACGAGTTTTTGAGGATCGGATTGTGACAGTGGAGTATATCGCACCTGATCATTACAGGGCTAAATTTTTAAACTGA